In the Oryzias latipes chromosome 23, ASM223467v1 genome, one interval contains:
- the LOC105358296 gene encoding uncharacterized protein LOC105358296 isoform X1, translating into MNLCNNFVLSLTQLSLLSRGLTFIPSKCNSKNLTFQSRHDLQEYHRRIKLTVHYKDKSSIQPQPFTLKSDWTPPSATLPPQINHLIDQDISYFENDFKIIHNTPNLSGEETKALKELAQNNDIVIKPADKGSLTVIMDKKDYLYEGYRQLNDVTYYHKLNKPIYLDTIPLVDTIINNLLKKKFINKKQKTYLQGNSQPRPRRFYMLPKIHKDPQKWTVPSKIPPGRPIVSDCESETYYTAEYLDFFLNPLSNKHDSYLKDTYHFIEKIKQLVIPADSFLFTMDIDSLYTNIDHKEGIDSIKRIFQKYPDKKRPDKELLQLLEINLNRNDFEFNGEFFVQIKGTAMGKKFAPAYANIFMAEWESSALQKCALKPLCYYRYLDDIWGVWTHSEQEFGTFLGTLNSHNPSIKLKSTCHASSVDFLDTTTFKGSDFHTTHKLDIKVYFKPTDTHALLHKTSFHPKHTFAGLVKSQLLRFHRICTQQADFKKATKILFSALYTRGYSRSFLRKCFKSFQEIKPIDTAPLLPIVTTHSAATCRMVRVLRRNFRDLVQSQGLLEEHRFLPAYRRNKNLKDILIRAKLPPPTQPKSRALTSFFKHLDWICSHHNKNVFPSLCRGSPHSQNCIYIISCSTCGIQYVGETGNTLLVRFTQHRHNITKQKNTDTYLVQHFMLHGWDSVRATIVQMNPRWSAPERRKNERIWISKLDTLHPRGLNEKKTPLF; encoded by the coding sequence ATGAATCTATGTAATaactttgttctttctcttacaCAGCTTTCCCTACTGAGCAGAGGTCTTACTTTCATCCCATCCAAATGTAACAGTAAGAATTTGACCTTTCAATCCAGACATGACTTACAGGAGTACCATCGCAGAATTAAGTTAACTGTTCACTATAAGGACAAAAGCAGCATCCAACCTCAGCCATTTACACTGAAATCTGACTGGACACCCCCATCTGCTACTCTCCCACCACAAATTAACCATTTAATAGACCAGGATATTTCATACTTtgagaatgattttaaaatcattcataaCACTCCAAATTTGAGTGGTGAGGAAACCAAAGCTCTAAAAGAATTAGCCCAAAATAATGATATAGTTATTAAACCAGCTGATAAGGGCAGTCTAACAGTAATTATggataaaaaagattatttatatGAAGGTTACAGACAGTTAAATGATGTAACCTATTATCATAAACTCAATAAACCCATTTATTTAGATACAATCCCCCTAGTAGATacaattattaataatttattgaaaaagaaatttattaataaaaaacaaaaaacttaccTGCAGGGCAACTCGCAACCGAGGCCCAGAcgtttttatatgttacccAAAATCCATAAAGATCCCCAAAAATGGACCGTTCCATCTAAAATTCCTCCTGGCAGACCCATTGTTTCAGACTGTGAGAGTGAAACCTATTATACAGCAGaatatttggacttttttctgAATCCCTTATCTAATAAACATGACAGTTACCTTAAAGATACAtatcattttattgaaaaaattaaacagcTAGTAATCCCAGCAGACTCTTTTCTTTTCACTATGGATATTGATAGCTTATATACCAATATTGACCACAAAGAGGGCATTGACAGTATTAaaagaatttttcaaaaatacccAGACAAAAAACGACCAGATAAAGAACTTCTCCAATTATTAGAGattaatttaaacagaaatgattttgaatttaatggggaattttttgttcaaattaaggGCACAGCTATGGGCAAAAAATTTGCACCGGCTTATGCCAACATATTCATGGCAGAATGGGAATCCTCTGCACTacagaaatgtgctttaaagCCGCTCTGTTATTACAGGTACCTCGACGACATCTGGGGCGTGTGGACGCActctgagcaggagtttgggACCTTCCTGGGGACTCTCAACAGCCACAACCCTTCCATCAAACTCAAATCAACATGCCACGCCTCTTCAGTCGACTTTCTAGACACAACCACATTTAAGGGAAGTGACTTTCACACCACACACAAATTGgacattaaagtttattttaaacccacagacacacatgcactgttacataaaaccagttttcatcccaaacacacatttgcagGTCTGGTTAAATCCCAGCTGCTCCGCTTCCACAGAATCTGCACCCAACAGGCAGACTTTAAAAAGGCCACCAAAATTCTTTTTTCGGCATTATACACAAGGGGTTATTCCCGCTCCTTTTTAAGAAAGTGTTTTAAGTCATTTCAAGAAATTAAACCTATTGATACAGCCCCCCTTTTACCCATTGTCACAACACATTCGGCAGCCACGTGCAGGATGGTGAGAGTCCTCAGGAGGAACTTCCGGGATCTTGTTCAGAGCCAGGGGCTGCTCGAGGAGCACAGATTTCTGCCAGCCTACAGGAGAAACAAGAATCTTAAGGACATTTTAATTAGAGCCAAACTTCCTCCCCCTACACAACCAAAATCCAGAGCACTCAcctcttttttcaaacatttggatTGGATTTGCAGCCaccacaacaaaaatgtgtttccgtCTCTATGCAGGGGGAGCCCCCactctcaaaactgcatttatatTATCTCCTGCTCCACCTGTGGGATACAGTACGTTGGGGAGACTGGAAACACTCTCTTAGTTAGATTCAcccaacacagacacaacatcacaaaacaaaaaaacacagacacttaCCTGGTACAACACTTTATGCTTCACGGATGGGATTCAGTTAGAGCAACGATCGTTCAGATGAATCCCAGATGGTCAGCCcctgagagaagaaaaaatgaaagaatttggatttctaAATTAGACACCCTTCATCCTAGAGgcctaaatgagaaaaaaacaccattattCTAA
- the LOC105358296 gene encoding altered inheritance of mitochondria protein 3-like isoform X2, which translates to MPPRPHDDGWILVQSRGGRRRERAYERDRPQNRRAAADFSSYPRRDGRRSYADVTREGAHFLEPTFYGRQQTADQTAEEDPHVVIELAPSSPPVNQPPSTRPQSPAAARPPPSPQNSSHQITTIAQIHAAPPPAPISRVSVETMTEPQQEDWSPLFDLEEASETELSPPTSPSRLSPVIPLPARINRSQISSTAESVVRVLDMQKADPEAEEEITLEPEPADEQITALSQRRVSQRSSHREGSPPPPVQTSTMESRGYHTLTPATLSKLRSSVQSRLAIEPAEQTTTSAAEMQVCAPTRHDNTPRKFTEWHLHIQHKKVIIGDSNISRLPPFKGGNVQLDSFPGARWHHAEFLLKTATFQTKPEVLLLSFGLNNRSQRDKKAPVKEMIKALTVAGQRFPDATILVPHVSFSPHLSPDEKVVLIHLNQHIQELTDYIPPLSGFFETQTDSIHWTAATAKRMLEHWSSWLN; encoded by the exons ATGCCACCGCGCCCACACGACGACGGATGGATACTGGTGCAGTCCAGAGGAGGCAGACGGAGGGAACGGGCCTATGAACGCGACAGGCCACAGAACAGACGTGCAGCTGCGGATTTTTCCAGCTACCCACGCCGAGACGGACGCCGATCCTATGCGGACGTCACCAGAGAGGGAGCCCATTTTCTGGAGCCGACCTTTTACGGCAGACAGCAG ACAGCTGACCAGACAGCAGAAGAGGACCCACATGTTGTGATTGAGCTGGCTCCATCATCACCCCCAGTGAACCAGCCTCCCTCCACGAGACCACAGAGCCCAGCTGCAGCACGGCCACCCCCTTCACCACAAAACAGCAGTCATCAGATCACCACGATCGCCCAAATCCACGCAGCGCCTCCACCTGCGCCAATCTCCCGGGTTTCAGTGGAGACTATGACTGAACCCCAGCAGGAGGACTGGTCACCTCTGTTTGACCTGGAGGAGGCAAGTGAAACAGAACTTTCTCCTCCCACATCTCCGTCTCGCCTTTCTCCTGTAATACCTCTTCCAGCACGCATAAATCGCTCTCAAATAAGCTCTACGGCAGAAAGTGTCGTACGAGTTCTCGACATGCAGAAGGCTGACCCTGAAGCCGAAGAGGAAATCACTCTGgagccagaaccagcagatgaGCAGATCACAGCGCTGAGCCAGAGAAGAGTAAGCCAACGCTCCTCCCACAGAGAAGggagtcctcctcctcctgtccaaACCAGCACCATGGAGAGCAGAGGGTACCACACACTCACCCCTGCCACTCTCTCCAAGCTGAGATCCAGCGTGCAATCTCGCCTAGCCATCGAGCCAGCAGAGCAGACGACAActtctgcagcagaaatgcaggTGTGTGCTCCAACACGACACGACAACACACCCCGCAAGTTTACAGAGTGGCACCTGCACATACAACATAAGAAGGTCATCATAGGAGACTCAAACATCAGCCGCCTTCCACCTTTCAAAGGTGGAAATGTACAGTTGGACAGTTTTCCTGGCGCCAGATGGCATCATGCAGAATTTCTCCTGAAGACGGCCACCTTCCAGACGAAACCAGAGGTTCTCCTGCTATCCTTCGGGCTCAACAACAGATCCCAGAGGGATAAAAAAGCTCCAGTGAAAGAGATGATCAAAGCCCTGACTGTAGCAGGACAGAGATTCCCAGACGCCACGATCCTCGTCCCTCACGTCAGTTTTTCACCTCACCTTTCACCAGATGAAAAAGTCGTCCTTATCCATTTAAATCAACACATCCAAGAACTGACAGACTACATCCCCCCACTCAGTGGCTTCTTTGAGACCCAAACTGACAGCATCCACTGGACGGCAGCTACCGCGAAGAGGATGCTCGAACATTGGTCTTCCTGGTTAAACTGA